GAATAGCTTGAGCAGCCTCATGTATATTTGAGGAGTTACCCAACTCTAAACATTTGGCTATTTTTTCTAGGGCGCGTTTACGACTCACGAACTGCAACAACCTCTGCTCAAAAATGAAGCGCTATTTTACTTATTTTAGCCAATTTTTCCAGTTATTCAGCGGCGGTAGCCAGAATCAAAAACAACAAAGGCTTGGAAATAAAAACCAAGCCTTTGATTTTGTAGTTAATGTTTTAGGGTCTGTTGCTCTTTGGTGTTGAAATTTTGTTCGAGATAAGCGGGCTTTAATCGCGGCGAGCACTTAGAAGCCTAGTGGGCTAAGCAAAAAGTGCTTAACAAAGAGTAAAGTTCGCTTATCCGAACCCTTCGGGCAGAATTTATTAGCCATTTATTCAGCCTTAGCGAGTGATTATTAAGCCCACTTAACTGCACACTCACTGCCTTGCCTAAATGGCTATTTATTGCTGCAAAAACCATCAGCAAAGATCAACAGACCCTAGCTATTTCTCAATTTGCGCTGCTTCGCTAGTGGCAGGATAAAAATGCACATCGCGCTGTGGGAATGGAATAGAGATACCGTCTCGGTCGAAGCGCATTTTCACTTCGCGGGTAATATCCCAATATACATCCCAATAATCATCGGTTTTAACCCAAGGGCGAACAATGAAATCAACTGAAGATTCGTTGAGTACATGCAACTTCACCGTTGGCTCTGGTTCTGGCAATACCATTGGGTGTTTTTCTAGCAGTTCATTTAATACCGCTTCAGCTTTTTCAATATCGTCTGAGTAACCAATACCAAATACCAAGTCCACCCGACGCAGTTTTTGTGCAGTAACATTTTTAATAACGTCACCCCAAATTTTGCTATTGGGTATAACCAAAGTTTGGTTATCGATGGTAAGAATAGTGGTAGACACAAGGTTCATGCTTTTCACCTTACCAAATACCCCACCGCCCACTTCTACCATGTCACCTACATCGTAAGGGCGATAGATAAGAATCATCAAACCAGCGGCAAAGTTACCTAGAGTATCTTGCAAAGCAAAACCAATAATGAAACCGGCCACACCTAAACCAGCCAGAATAGGTGCCAGCGAAATTCCCACTTGGGCAAGCGCAAACAGTATTCCTATAATAATGACCACTCTCGCTACTGAGGAGATAATCATATCTTTCATTAAAGATGAAAGGTTTAATTTGGAAGAGTCCAAACTCTTGGTTATTAGCTTACGCACTAAGCGCGATAGGGAGCGGAAAATATAGTAAATAGCCACCAGCAAAAATACCTTGAAGATCCATTCGCCACCGTGTTCTACAAAGTATTCAGATAAACGTTCTAACCAACGTTTTGCTATGCCACCTAAAATGTTTACATCCAGAACATCGGTTGTAATTTGGCCACCCAGCTTAAGCAAGGTTTGCTGGTAGAACGACGCGTTAAAGCCCAACTGAGTAAGCAAATCCACGGTTAGTTTGAAGCTTTCTCCGGCAACCGCAAGCTGCTCGGTAACAACCGCTAGTTGGTCTTTAAGGCTTTGATCATCTGGCGTAATTTTAATTAGCTTGCCTAGTTCTTCGCGCTTTTTACCAACTAAGCCCACCATGCCAGAGAAAGACTCGGCGCGGGTATATAGTCGGTCAATCAAATACTCTTTTTCAGTATCAACACTAAAACCTAAAGCTTGCTGATTAGAAATTTGCTGCACCATGGCAGTATAAATAAGGTCTGAGCTAGCAAGGTGTTCGATATAGAGTTGGAAAGCTTTAATGCCATCAGCTTCTTCTTCGGCGTAAGCCTTATTAAACTCAAGCTGCTGCTTTTCGATACCATTAACTAAATCTTGGTTATTTTGGGCAATAATTTGCTCAACTTCAGCCAACACTTGCTCATCGGCTAAGCCTAAGGCCTTTTGCTCAATTAAATACTGAGACAGCTGATTGATGGTTTCAAAAGCATGTAAATGGCGTTCTAACAAACGGTGAGATATAGCCGCCTGCTCAATGCTTGAGACTTGGTCGATATTGGCTTTTATTTTTTCGATTCGCTGTTGCTGGCGCTGGTATTTATCCAACAACAAAGTAGCTTGGTCACTCCCAGAATCGACTGCCATAACCGAAGTTATTGGAGCACAGACTAACAATGCTGCTAAGCCCAGAGCACCACAATAACGCGTTAATTCCTTTAACATCACTTTCTCCAACCAACAAAGTAGTAAATAAGCTGTACATGCAGACTAACTGAACGGTTTAAAATAAATCAAACCGCCCCTTAAGAATAGTGGCTTGTTTATATTTTACTATCAGATTTAAGTGCTTATACTAACTAATAGCTCACAATGAAGTGATAAATTGTAGAACAGCGCATCTGTAGCTCTGTTTTAGTACTGCGATACAAGGATAGTATATGAATACCAAGCAGTGGCTCCCTCTTGCTGCCCTAGTAGCAAGCTTTAGTTCTACCAGTTTTGCCGGTGAATGGGTGATAAAAGCCGGTGGCTTTTGGGCGCAAACTGATTCATCTATATCAACTAAGGCATTTGATGGTAGTGACCTAAAACTGGACTTTGAAGACACACTCAACCTTGAAGAATCTCAGTTTCTTCCTTTCTTCGAAGTCGGCTATAAGTTTAATGAACGTCATATTGTATATGCCGATTGGCGTCGCTTACATCGACAGGCTACTACCAAATCAACCTTTGGTTACACCCTTCCTAATAATCCTGATAAAGGTATTCTGGTAGGCGCATCTATTAATACCCGCATGGACATTGACATTCTACGTGCTGGCTACGGCTACTCTTTTTACAAAACCGATCGTGCCGAAATAGGTGGTTCTTTAGGTTTGCACGTTATGTTCATTGAAATGGGCTTTAGCGGTGAAATAGCCGGTTGTGTTGATGATAACGGAAGCATTACCTGTGATAGCGCCAATACCGACGGCGAAGTAGTTGATGAGTCAACCACTGCTCCATTGCCAGATATAGGGCTATGGGCAGATTACGACTTATCGGAAGATTGGACAATTGGCGCACATACTCAGTTCTTCTATATATCTATAGATAATACTAGTGGTTACTTAGCCGATTTAAACGCCTCTATCTCTTACCATATCAACCCAAATTGGGATGTTGAGCTAGGTTATAACTACTACCTAGTTGAAGCTGAATGGAATGAAACCACTTTAAAATATAACTACCGCGGGCCAATGCTCAACGTAGCTTATAAGTTCTAAACAAGCTTTCCCAAGCTAAAAAAGGCCACAGGTTTTCACTTGTAGCCTTTTTGTTTACCAAGTTTTACTGCTTATATCAGCGATTCTATTCCGTATTCTTTACCGTACTTCTCTACTACAAAGTCGATGTCTTTATCGCCTCGGCCTGACAAGTTAATCAGAATAGAGCCCTTACTACCTTGCTTAGCCAAATTGATAGCGTGAGCTACAGCATGAGCAGATTCGATTGCTGGGATAATGCCTTCTAAACGCGAGAGCTCAAAAAAAGCGTCAATGGCTTCTTTGTCGCTGACTACACCATATTGAACCCGGCCTAAGTCTTTTAAGTAGGCATGCTGTGGCCCAACCGAAGGATAATCTAAGCCACTAGCTACTGAGTAAACTTGCTCAGGCTCTCCTTGCTCATCTTTAAGCATGTAGGAATGGAAACCATGCATAGTGCCAGGTTCACCCTTGGTTAAAGTAGCTGCATGTTCACCCACTTCTTCTAAACTGCGACCGGCAGGTTCACAACCATGCATAGCTACCGCTTCATCTTCTAAAAAGGCACTAAACAGCCCCATAGCGTTAGAGCCACCACCAACACAAGCCACTAAATTGTCTGGTAGAGCTCCAGTCATTGCTTGGAACTGCTCACGCGCTTCTATGCCAATAATTGATTGGAAGTCTCGCACCATCATCGGGAAGGGGTGAGGCCCAACCACCGAACCAATGGCATAAAGCTGGCTATGAGGATCGGCCATGTAAGCTTGAAAAGCGCTATCTACAGCTTCTTTTAAGGTTTTTCTACCGTGAGTAGCGGGGATAACATTGGCACCTAAAATACGCATTCTCACAACGTTAGGATGCTCTTTAGCAATATCCACTTCACCCATGTGAATATCACATTCTAACCCTAACAATGCAGCAGCGGTTGCTAACGCAACCCCATGCTGACCAGCGCCGGTTTCGGCAATAACTTTGGTTTTGCCCATTTTTTTAGCCAGTAGCACTTCACCTAAACAGTGATTAATCTTATGCGCGCCTGTATGGTTTAGGTCTTCACGTTTTAAATAAATATCGCAGCCATAGGTTTGCGATAAATGCTCGGCGTGGAAAATTGGGCTAGGGCGACCCACATAGTCTTGATACAAACGAGTAAGCTCTTTTACAAACTCTGGATCTTGGCGAATTTCTAAGTAAGCCTGATTAATATCATTCATTACTGTTTGAAGTTCTGGCGGAATAAAGCTTCCACCATATTCGCCAAAATAACCTTCGCTGTTTGGCAGCGGGTGTTCAAACTGTTTGTTCATGGTCTGTCCCTAAAGCAAAACTCTAGTTATACCTAATAAAAGTAGGGATTTATGTGAAAACAGTCGCTAAAACAAAAAAAGCGGCCAAAGGCCGCTTTTTATAAACAATTCAAATAATTAAGATTTCTTAACTGGACGTTGCCAACCTTTAATACTGCGCTGCTTGGTTCTAGATATTGCCAATACTTCAGCTTCCACATCGCTAGTAATTGTAGAGCCAGCACCTACAGTTGCATTCTTACCCACGGTAACTGGAGCAACTAACTGAGTATCGCTACCAATAAAGGCACCATCTTCAATCACAGTTTGGAATTTATTAACACCATCGTAATTACAGGTAATAGTGCCAGCACCAATATTCACTTTTTCACCTACCGTAGTATCACCTAAATAAGTTAAGTGACCAGCTTTAGAGCCTTTACCTAGCGTAGACTTCTTCATTTCTACAAAGTTACCTACATGAGCATCTTGCTCCAGCTTGGCTCCAGGGCGAAGGCGAGCAAATGGACCAGCGGAAGCATCTGCCGCTAAGCTAGCTTGTTCAATAATACTGTTAGCTTTAATGGTGACCTTATCGCCAATCTCACAATCAATCAAAATAGCGTTAGCTTCGATAGTCACATTGTTACCAACGGTAACTTTGCCCTTAATAATCACGTTGATATCGATGAAACAGTCGCTACCAATGCTTAACTCTCCACGCAAATCAAAGCGATTAGCATCGGCGAGGCTTACACCATCACGTAATAGTTGTTCTGCTTGGCCTTTTTGATAGGCGCGCTCTAAACCATTAAGTTGAACGCGATCATTCACCCCTTGTACTTCTACGATAGAGTCAGGCTGAACTGCTTGAACCACATTACCTTCTTTTGTGGCCATTTCTATAATATCGGTAACGTAGTACTCGCCCTGAGCATTGTCATTGCTTAGTTTCGCTAACCAGCGGTTAAAGTCATTACTATTGGCAACCAATACACCGGTATTCACTTCTTTAATTGCTAACTGCTCAGCGGTTGCATCTTTGTGCTCTACAATCGCCGCGACACTGCCGTTTTCACGCACAATTCGCCCATAGCCTGTTGGGTCATCTTGATCTACGGTGAGTAAACCAATACCGCTTTCTGGCAGGGCTTCAATTAAACGTTGTATGGTTTGTTCGCTGATTAACGGCGTATCACCGTATAACATCACTACTGCTTGGTTTGGCGCGAAATGAGGAGCAGCTTGCTGCATTGCGTGGCCAGTGCCTAACTGTTCAGCTTGTTCAACCCAGTTTAGACTTGGGTCATTGATTTGCTGCTGGATTAAATCGCCGCCGTGACCGTAAATCAAGTGAATAGCTTCTGGCTTTAGTTTTTTAGCGGTATCGATGACATGCTGCACCATTGGTTTATCTGCTAGTTTATGCAATACCTTCGGCAAAGTTGAACGCATCCTTGTTCCTTTACCGGCAGCCAAAATAACAACACTGAAGTTCATTTTGTTTCCTTATTACAGGTTAATTTTCCCAATCAACCAAGATGATTTTCGACAACTTAAACAAGTGTAAGCGAAACGCATCAGCTTTGGAATTATCGTTTAAATAAGCGTTGTATTGGCGAGCGAGTGTAATCCCATAGATGATCAAATACCTGCATCAGTTCAGGGTTGCCGTAGCTAGATAAGTTAAGTGCGTGGAATCGATTTTTTTGCGCTTTTAATAGCTCAATTGTCTCTAACAGCTCGCTAGGTGGAGCAGGGGCGATAAAATCTGACAATACCACTAAATCTGCGTTTTGGTATTTGTCTTCTGTCATTTGCTTAATCGCTTGCTGGAGCGCTACGGCCATATCGGTGCCACCATGAAAACTGTAAGACAGAAAATTAAGAACTTCTCTTAAGCCATCTTTTTTGGTGAGTTCGTAAGTGATGAGCTCTGTTGAAAACATAATTACATAACAGTCACGCTGCTCAGCTAAGGCTATTTGCATTAAGCCATAGGCTAGGGCTTTAGCACACTTCTCAGGGAAGCCTTGCATAGAGCCAGAGCTATCAATGGCTAAAATGAATGGGCCCTTATCCAGCATGGTCTCGTCAGCGGCTTTTTTGTAGGTTTTCACCTTACGCAATTTGCGCTGCTTGCCCTGCATTTGATAGTTCATTAGCTGGTGGTCGACTAAGTGTTTATAAAAAATAACCTCTAACTCTGGGTAGGCTAGGAACATAGTTTCATTCGGCAAGAGCTTGGCTAAATCGTCACCTTCGTGCACCCCAACTATGTCGTCGGTAACTTGTTCTAATTGCTCCTCAACCAATTGAGGTTCTTCAACCGGGGCATTGCTAGCATTAGGGTCACTCACTTGGTCGGCCATTCTGCCTAATTGCTCGGCAATTTTTTGCAGGCCTTTTTGCGATTTAAGAAACACTGCAAACTGCTTAAGCAAGTTAACTTCACTTTTGCGCAACTTGGCAGCGGCCATATCCCACAAGCGACCGAGTTTATTTGGGTCGCCTGATTCAGTCATTTCAGGCATGGCTTGCAGGGTCTCAACCCGTTGATAAAGATCGGCCAGCAAGGCTTGCTTATGCTGTTTCATTTCATCTACTTGAGCTTGATTTAACTCTTTAGCAATACTTTCGAACCACTGATTACAAAAGTAGCTTTGAAACATAGGACTATAACGATGATGAGGATGGGCGGCCAATTCACTGGCCTTGCCATAAAAGCTGGAACAAACACTTAGCTGGATGAGTAAGTCATCTAGTTGCTGACTAAACCCTGCACTGTCTAATTCTATAGAACGCTGATACAAGGCAATTTCTTCAGCAAACTTTTCTTCGATAGTAATTTGACCAAGTTGAGCACGAATTTGGTTTTTCCACTTGCTCACTTGGTTTTTCATGGAACTTTGAATACCAGGACTAGACTCTGCAATCATCATAAGCTGCGGGCGCATCATCACCTCGCGAACGGCTTCATCAAGCAATCCCGATTCCGCTAACATTACACCAAACTGCAGGCTGTCTATCACGCTTATAGCCTAGTTAAAAAAGTCATTAATATTGCGCATCCTGTAGGCTTGTTTATCCAATAATGTAGCCACGCCAGACACCATTAACTCAACCTCCATTAAACTAGCTTCTATCGCCTCTGGTAGTTGCTGGGAGATAAAGTTATGGGGCAATGCTCCATGAAATTGAGTTCGACTACGTTTTAGCTCATATTCAGCTTGTTTAATACTAGCCAATACCGCATCAATTTGCTGTTGCCAGCTAGCCACCAAGCTTTCATCAAGGCCTTGCTGCTTGGCAATGCCCAGCAACAATGGACGATTAGCTAAATCTTTAATCACTAGCTGGTGGTTAATATCAACATCAAAGCGTAGCTGACATAACTCGGAACCCTCGTTAATCCGCCCTAACATTTCACAATTACCGCTTTTGATTTTCTTGGAAAACTCGTTGGCATCCACATAGACCCAACGCGTTTCGCCTTTGTCTTTTTCACTCACCGACAAATTACTTTGCAATACCACCAGCTTAAATAGCTCGCCACCGTGTTTATTGGGGAAACGCTTAGCGCTACCAAAATCATATTTATATTGGTCCTTTCTTAGACCAGAATCATGGGAGAACTGAACGGTGAGCTGCTCACAAATATCATCTACGGTGGCGCTATAATGACGTTCTGCACCTTCTGCCAACTCTTTTAGCTTAAGCTGGTCAAAAGCATGGTTGACCGCATAATCTTGCATGCAGGTTTGAATAAACTGTCGGTCGTCTAGGTTGTGCCAGAGACAGTCTTGTAGCAACAATAAATCCAGCGGATTAATTTCTGAACGACCATTAAAAAAGGCACTGGTTTGCAGTAAATGAACAGACTTCTTCCAGCGGCGATCCGACACATAAAGGTCGCTAACAATGCTGCCTTCACCCGCTAAGGGTAAACCTTGCTCAACCAAGTTTTTAATCAGGTACATTTTTTCAAACACACTGTCACTCATAGTGACTTGGCCAAGCTGTGCTTGCCATGTTTGATACTCTTCATCACTAATAACTAAGTTTTCTGGAATATCTTGCAAGCTTTGGTTATCAAGTAATAAGGCTTTAAAATTGTCTTTTTGCTGAATTCTATTTACAAATACCCGCAGTAACATCCGGTCATATAGCGCTTCTAAGCCGCCATCTTCTTGCGGCAGTTCATTTGAAGCCGAAATAAGTAAACGCATTGGCACTGGTAAATTTTCGTAGCTATTACGAAAGGTGCGCTCATTCACAACCGTAAGTAAAGTGTTGAGAATAGCCGGACCGGCTTTCCAAATTTCATCAAGAAAAACAATATGCGCTGTAGGCAAGTAGCCTTCGGTTAAGCGGACATATTTACCATTGTCTTTAAGCTCTTGGATCGACAATGGACCAAATACTTCTTCGGGCGTAGAAAAACGCGTCATTAAGTAGTCGAAAAAACTTTGGCTTTTAAAGGCTTTAACCAAGCGTTTGGCAATCATGCTTTTTGCAATACCCGGCGGACCTAGTAGAAAAACACTTTCTCCGGCTAAGGCTGCGAGAAGACACAGCTTGAAGCTTTCTTCACGTTCATAAATACCTGCCGACAAGGCTTTAATCAGGCTTTGAATACGCTCCGAGAGCAAGGCTTTGTTTGCCTGATTTAATGGCGCAATAGTAGCCATAATCATCCTTTGCTTGTTGGCCAATTAACCGCGCGTTAAGGCCATATTTTTATTAGTGTTTAATGGTAGCGGCTTCGTGGCTACTTTTCGTTGATATCAACATCATTTTTTACAAACAAAAAAGGCGCTCTGAGAGCGCCTTTTTATTATCAAACTAAACTTATCGGACATTTTTCCCGAGGATTTCGATAACTTGAAGTTGAGCCATTGCTTTCGCTAGTTCAACTTGAGCTCTCGCAAAATCCACATCGCTGTTTGGATTGCTAATGCTTTCCTCAGCTGCCTGTTTAGCTTGCTGGGCTTTGGCTTTATCGAGCTCGTTGCCTCGAATCGCGGTATCAGCTAGAACGGTTACATTTCCTGGTTGTACTTCCAAGAAACCACCAGAGATGTATATCACCTCTTCGTGACCGTGCTGTTTTACCATGCGAACCATACCAGGCTTAATTGGAGTTAGTAGTGGAGCATGACCATGCAATACTCCCAACTCACCCTCTTCACCGGTTACTCGTAAATGTTCAACGCGACCCGAGAAAATCTTCTCTTCGGCGCTAACCACGTCCAAGTGAACTGTCATCGCTGCCATTTCAGCCTCCTGTTACGCCAATTGGCGAAGCTTACATATTTTTGGCGCGCTCAAGCACGTCATCAATATCGCCTGCATACAAGAACGCTTGCTCTGGAATATCGTCGTAATCGCCAGCCAATAGGCCTTTAAAGCTACGGATAGTATCTTTAAGCGGGATAAGTTTACCTGGGTTACCAGTGAAAACTTCGGCTACGTGATAATCTTGAGTTAAGAATTTCTCAATCTTACGCGCACGAGCTACGGTTTGTTTGTCTTCTTCAGACAATTCATCCATACCTAGAATCGCAATAATATCTTTCAATTCTTTATAACGTTGTAGTACACCTTGAACACCACGAGCAATGTCGTAGTGCTCTTGACCAACCACTAATGGATCTAACTGACGAGAGTTTGAATCCAATGGGTCAATAGCAGGGTATAGGCCCATAGCAGCAATGTTACGGTTTAGAGTAACGGTTGCGTCTAAGTGAGCGAAAGTGGTTGCTGGAGATGGATCAGTCAAGTCATCCGCAGGTACATATACCGCCTGAATCGAAGTAATCGAACCAGTTTTAGTAGATGTAATACGTTCTTGAAGAACACCCATTTCTTCAGCCAATGTTGGCTGATAACCTACCGCTGATGGCATACGACCTAACAGTGCAGATACTTCGGTTCCGGCTAAGGTATAACGGTAGATGTTGTCGATGAACAACAATACGTCTTTACCTTCGTCACGGAACTTCTCAGCCATAGTCAAACCAGTTAACGCTACGCGTAAACGGTTTCCTGGTGGCTCGTTCATCTGACCGTAAACCATGGCTACTTTATCTAGTACCCCGGCTTCTTCCATCTCGTAGTAGAAATCGTTACCTTCACGAGTACGCTCACCAACACCAGCAAACACAGATAAACCTGAGTGTGCTTTAGCGATGTTGTTGATTAACTCCATCATGTTTACGGTTTTACCTACACCGGCACCACCAAACAGACCAATTTTACCACCCTTAGCGAATGGACAAATCAAGTCGATAACTTTAACGCCCGTTTCTAACAATTCGTTAGACGTAGCTTGCTCTTCGTAAGAAGGAGCAGCACGGTGAATTTTGTAGCGCTCTTCAGTCTCAATTTCACCTTTGTGGTCAATTGTATGACCTAGTACGTTCATAATGCGACCTAGAGTGGCTTCACCCACAGGTACTTTAATCGCGTCACCAGTATCAACCACTTCTAGGCCGCGACGAATACCTTCCGATGCACCCATACAGATACAACGAACTACGCCACCACCAATCTGCTGTTGAACTTCAAGTACGAGATCTTCGCCTTGAACTTCTAGAGCATTGTATACCTTCGGTACACTGTCATGTGGAAATTCAACGTCCACAACAGCGCCAATTACTTGGACGATGTTACCGTTACTCATGTTGATTCCTCTAAATATTTTTGCTTAATGCCTCGCCTTAAACGGCTGCAGCTCCCGCAGAAATTTCGCTCAATTCTTGAGTAATTGCTGCTTGACGTTCTTTGTTGTAAATCAACTGAAGATCGTCAATTAAATTACCCGCATTGTCGGTTGCCGCTTTCATTGCAACCATTCGTGCAGCTTGTTCACAAGCGAGGTTTTCTACCACACCTTGATAAACTTGAGATTCGATATAACGTACCAATAAACCGTCGAGTATCTCTTCGGCACTTGGTTCGTATAAATAATCCCAACTGCGAGACGCAATTTCTGGGTCATCTGCTTTAGGCAGCGGCAATAATTGGTCCATTGTTGGTTCTTGTACCATGGTGTTAACAAAATGGTTATACACCACATAAATGCGATCCAATTTGCCTTCATCGTAGGCTTCAAGCATCACTTTTACGGTACCGATTAGCTCTTCAACGGTTGGGTTATCACCCAAGCCTGAGTTTTGAGCTACCACATTGCCACCGTGGTTATTAAAAAATGCGGTTGCTTTTCCGCCAATAACGGCTAAATCAGCTTCAACACCTTTATCTTTCCACTGCTGCATGTCTGTAACAACTTTCTTAAACAAGTTAATGTTTAAGCCGCCACACAGACCGCGGTCAGTAGACACCACGATGTAACCAACACGCTTAGCTTCTCGTTCTACAGCATACGGATGCTTATATTCGAGTTTACCAAGCGCGATATGACCAATTACTTTGCGCATAGCTACTGCGTAGGGGCGGCTGCTTTCCATGCTGTCCTGAGAACGACGCATTTTACTCGCTGCAACCATCTCCATCGCTTTGGTAATTTTTTGAGTGTTTTTAACACTGCCAATCTTACCTTTAATTTCTTTAGCGCCGGCCATATCTATTCGCTCCTATTCGTCAGGGTTGATTACCAAGATTGCGTAGATTTAAAGCTTTCTAACAAGCCTTTAATCGAAGCGTCAATCTCGTCGTTGTAATCGCCTTTCTCGTTAATAGACGCCAATAGATCGGCATACTCATTGTTAGCGTAAGCTAACAATGCGGTTTCAAAATCAACAATTTTGTTAATTTCTATATCCGTTAAGAAACCTTTTTCCGCTGCGTATAGACCTAAGGCCTGTTCAGCTACAGATAATGGGCTGAATTGCTTCTGCTTCATTAACTCTGTTACTTTTTGGCCGTGGTCTAACTGCTTACGGGTTGCATCATCTAAGTCAGATGCAAACTGAGCAAATGCCGCTAATTCGCGGTATTGCGCCAGTGCGGTACGAATACCACCAGACAGTTTCTTAATAATCTTAGTTTGTGCAGCACCACCAACACGAGATACCGAAATACCTGGGTCAA
The Agarivorans aestuarii DNA segment above includes these coding regions:
- the atpD gene encoding F0F1 ATP synthase subunit beta — its product is MSNGNIVQVIGAVVDVEFPHDSVPKVYNALEVQGEDLVLEVQQQIGGGVVRCICMGASEGIRRGLEVVDTGDAIKVPVGEATLGRIMNVLGHTIDHKGEIETEERYKIHRAAPSYEEQATSNELLETGVKVIDLICPFAKGGKIGLFGGAGVGKTVNMMELINNIAKAHSGLSVFAGVGERTREGNDFYYEMEEAGVLDKVAMVYGQMNEPPGNRLRVALTGLTMAEKFRDEGKDVLLFIDNIYRYTLAGTEVSALLGRMPSAVGYQPTLAEEMGVLQERITSTKTGSITSIQAVYVPADDLTDPSPATTFAHLDATVTLNRNIAAMGLYPAIDPLDSNSRQLDPLVVGQEHYDIARGVQGVLQRYKELKDIIAILGMDELSEEDKQTVARARKIEKFLTQDYHVAEVFTGNPGKLIPLKDTIRSFKGLLAGDYDDIPEQAFLYAGDIDDVLERAKNM
- the atpG gene encoding F0F1 ATP synthase subunit gamma, whose protein sequence is MAGAKEIKGKIGSVKNTQKITKAMEMVAASKMRRSQDSMESSRPYAVAMRKVIGHIALGKLEYKHPYAVEREAKRVGYIVVSTDRGLCGGLNINLFKKVVTDMQQWKDKGVEADLAVIGGKATAFFNNHGGNVVAQNSGLGDNPTVEELIGTVKVMLEAYDEGKLDRIYVVYNHFVNTMVQEPTMDQLLPLPKADDPEIASRSWDYLYEPSAEEILDGLLVRYIESQVYQGVVENLACEQAARMVAMKAATDNAGNLIDDLQLIYNKERQAAITQELSEISAGAAAV